The DNA window TACCCCTTACTATTCCATTTTTTATAGTTCGTTCTGAGTCGTAATTCTTACACTTCGGCATGACACACCTCCAATAAGAGGAGGTGTATTATAAATATATCGCTATGTAAATATTCTCAATACGACAAAGAAAATCACCATCAAACATTGCTCAAGCGGACAATATGGGGTCGTTGAAAACGACTTCGCCTATTTCAAATGCAGCGGAGCGTTCTACCGTTAGTAATCAGTGCGGTCCCATTACGGAGCCATCGGTGACGGTTTTATAAGTTAAGTATATAATCCCCCTTTTTTTTGAAGAACAATAAAGATACAAGGGAAACAAACAGGCCATGGAGAAATGTTAAACGCGCCAAAGATACGCATGGGATAAGTACCCTTAAAGAATAACCGAACTAATCTTATAAAAATCACACGGATTACGATTATCCGGCGCTGTAAAAATTGCTCACGACGACCCTTATGGAGCCTATGATAATGATGGTTCTGGGCGTCTATTCTTTGGACTCGTTATCGCCATGTATCCGCCTATCTTCAAATTGGGAACTGTGGCCGGATAAATTCCACGCCAGTCGCGCAGGTTCCAGACCGCTTCCGCCGGATGGAGTCAGCCGGGGCAAAAGCCTGCGAGATGGCGCTCAACCCGTTTCTGCGGCCAACAGACCAAGATCTTTGATCATTTCAAGGTCGTCAGTCGTATTCCTGCCACCTGTGGTGAGGTAATTTCCCGTCATGAAGGAGTTGCACCCCGCAACTATCGCAAGAGGCAGAAGCTGTCTCAGGTTCTTCTCTTTTCCACCGCACAGTTTGATATCTTTGTAAGGAAGTATAAAACGGAAAAGAGCGATGGTTATGAGGATTTCCATCGGTGCAAGTGGTGGCGTACTGGCAAGGGGGGTCCCGTAAATGGGGTTAAGGATATTGACCGGCACGGAATCGACGTCCAACTCCTTGAGCGTCATGGCCATCTCCACCCTCTGCTCCATGGTTTCCCCGAGACCGATAATACCTCCCGAACAGACTGAAAGCCCGGCAGCTTTCGCGGCCTTTACCGTGACAATATCCTCCGCGTATTCATGGGTGCTGCAAATATGAGGGAAGAAACTCTTTGAAGTTTCGAGATTGTGATGGTATCTGAAAAGGCCCGCTTCTTTCAGCGCTACTGCCTGCTCTATGTTAAGCATGCCCAAGGAACCGCACGGCTTGATTCCGAGCCTAAGTATCTCCCCGGCAGCAGAGTAGATCGTGTTCCATTCGGCCTCATCGGCGACCGACGTGCCGCTGGTGACAATTCCAAAATAATGGGCGCCCAATTCCTTAGCTCGGTGGGCCTTTTCTATTATTTCCACCGCCCCGACAAGAGGATACACGGGGGCACCGGTCTCGTGGTGGGCCGATTGGGCACAAAACCCGCAATTCTCCGGACATATGCCTGACTTTGCGTTGATAATAGCGCAGAGGCTCACGTTCCTGCCCTTGAAATGGTCTCTCACATCCGCTGCCGCCGCGAAGAGCCGGAAAGGGTTCCTGACTCCCTCGCTATAGAGTTCCATGGCATCATCGGTATCAATCGCCCCTTGAAGGGCTTTTTCTTGCAGCCTCTCAATTCTGGAAGTCATGTGTCCCTCCAGTCCTCTCATTGTCGGCGTCGTCTGTTCCGTCGTTTATTTTCCCCCAGGCAGCGACCGCCTCCAAGGCGCGTCTCACTACCCTGTCTTTTTCCTTCTTGTTGTAATCCTGAAGGATGCCAAAGTTAACGTTCATAGGTTGAAAATCTCTCCTTTCAGTTGTGATATATTGCAAAAGGGCGCCAGTACAGCAGTATCCGGGCGGGGATTCAAAGGAGATTCCCCTAAGATACATATATGAGGAAATACCCGCGAGGAGTCCCATGGCCGTTGATTCTATGTAGCCTTCAACTCCAGTTATCTGGCCCGCAAAAAAAAGTCTTTCCATGGCCTCCATGTTAAGCCGTGGAGTGAGCACTGATGGGGCGTTGATATATGTGTTCCGGTGAACACTCCCAAGTCTCAAAAACATGGCATGCCCCAGTCCTGGTATCATTCTGAAAACCCGCTCCTGTTCCGGATATGTCAATTTTGTCTGGAAACCCACCAGGTTATACATAGTCCCTGCCGCATCTTCCCGTCTGAGTTGGACTACCGCGTAAGGCCTCTTGCCTGTTAACGGGCGAACAAGGCCGACGGGCTTCATTGGGCCATACGCAAGCGTCTTCCTGCCTCGCTCCGCCATGATCTCAACGGGCAGGCACCCTTCAAAGTAGCGTACCTCCTCAAAATCTCGCATGGCAACTCTTTCGGCGCTGATAAGAGCGTCCAGAAAGGCGTTATATTCCTCCTCGGTAAGAGGGCAGTTCAGGTAGTCATCGGTCTGGTCTGCATAGCGCGAGGCGAAAAAGGCTTTTTCCATATCCACCGACTCAGCGTCAACAATAGGGGATATGGCATCAAAAAAGAAAAGGTTCTCAAGGCCCGTAATCCCTTTTATCCGATCCGCGAGGTCCTGGCTTGTAAGGGGGCCCGTAGCGATTACCACCACACCGGGAGGTATCTCCTTCACTTCTTCCCGAATTACACGAATTAGTGGGTGAGCTTCAATCTCTTTTGTGATCTTTGCAGAGAACTCTTCCCTGTTCACTACCAGCGCCTTGCCTCCTGGGATCTGGGCACTGTCCGCTGCTCTCATAATTATGGAATCTAATGTGCGCAACTCTTCCTTGAGTAATCCGTGGGCATTGTATAGGTCTTTCGATTTCAATGAATTGCTGCATACCAATTCCGAGAGGAAAGATGTTTTATGGGCGGGTGTTGCCATATGGGGCCGCATCTCGTAGAGCGCGACAGGCTGTCCCCTCCTGGCTATCTGATACGCGGCCTCCACCCCTGCCAAGCCGCCTCCGATTACTTTGATTTCCATCCGCATTCCTTGCGCAGGCAGGAAAGGTTCTTACGGTAAAGAAAAAGCGTCGGGGCGCCGCATGCCGGACACGGACCTTCTGTTGGCTCAGCGTTCGTCGCAAAAGAGCAATCCGGGTATCGCGAACAGGCTGTAAATTTCCTCTTCATCTTGGAAACTTTTTCCACAAGCTTTCCTGTACAGCCCGCATTCGGACACAGAAAGCCAAGCGAAAAAGGCTCGGTATGTTTGCAGGAAGGATAATTGCTACATGCCAAAAACCTGCCGAACCTGCCTGACTTCTCGATCATATTTCCGCCGCACTCCACACACACTCCTTTTACTTCCTGTTCGACTACCCTTATAGCTCCACTGCTGTCCACCGTCACATTCATTTTATTCTTACACGCTGGCCTACCGCTGCATACCAGGTATTCACCGTTCTTTCCCCACCTTAGGATCATATTGCTGCCGCACTTATCGCACTTAATATCGGTCTCTTTTTCCTCTTTCTTGAGGCTTTTCATCCCTTCCTGGGCACCGGAAAGCTCTTTTTCAAAGGCCCCGTAAAACTTTTCGAGGGAATTTATCCAGTTGGCTTTCCCCCCTTCTATTTGGTCAAGTTTTTTTTCAAGTTTTGCGGTAAAATCCACATCAACTATCATAGGAAAGAAGTCTTTGAGGAGACTGTTGACGGTCCTGCCGAGAGAGGTCGGTATGAGTTTTCCCTTGTCTCTCCTTGCATAGGTACGCTCCTGGACCGTGCTTACGATGGTTGCATACGTCGATGGTCTTCCTATGCCACGTGTTTCGAGGGTCTTAATAAGGGATGCTTCGGTAAATCTCGGCGGCGGCATCGTGAAGCGCTGGTTCAGCAAGGTATCGGTGTGGGTAAGTTTCATCCCTGTTTTCATTTCGGGGAGATAGGCGGCCCCTTGTTTGTCCTCTCCGGTCTCTTCCGTGTCTGAGGCTGATTCTTCCTCATATACCTTCGTAAATCCGTCAAAGAGTACGTGAAAACCCCTTGCAACAAAAACGTAATCGGCGGCAGAAATATCTGCCACCTTTGTTTTCAGTTTCTTGTGGGTCATTTGAGACGCGACGAATCTTTTCCATATAAGGTCGTATAGAGCAAAGAGTTCTTTATCGAGATACGGTTTTGCTTTTTCCGGGGTAATATGTATGTAAGCTGGCCTTATCGCTTCGTGAGCATCCTGGGCGGATTTTCTGTTCTTGAAAATGTGGGGTGTTTTGGGCAGATAATCAGCACCATAATTTGTATTGATATACTGTCGCGCCTCGGCTACCGCTTCAGTTGAAACCCTCACAGAATCCGTTCTCATGTAAGTGATGAGACCTGTAAGGCCTTCTTCTTCCCCCATATCGACGCCCTCATAGAGTTTCTGGGCCAGTGCCATGGTTCGTTTTGGTGAGAACCGCAGTTTTCGTGACGCCTCTTGTTCAAGTCTGCTCGTGATGAAAGCCGGTTGGGGAGATACGTTCTTCTCTTTTATTTGAAGGTTTGTAATAATGAATTGTTCCTTCCTGATTGCTTTTTTAATCTCTTCGGCCTCTTTTTTTGTTGAAATTCTGATCTTGTCTTTGCCTTTTCTTTCGAGGGTAGCCCTGAACCGCTCTCCCGAAGGGAGTTCAAGGTCCGCTTCAATGGTCCAGTATTCTTCCTTGGTGAACCTCTCTATTTCTTCTTCTTTGTCACAGATGAGTCTTAACGCTACGGACTGGACCCTGCCGGCTGAAAGACCGTAACTGACCTTTTCCCACAGCAACGGACTGATTTTATATCCCACGAGCCTGTCAAGAATTCTTCTCGCCTTTTGGGCATCATACTTGGAAACGTCAAGCACCGTGGGATTATTCAAAGCGTCCAGGACGCCTTTTTTTGTTATTTCATGGAAGAGCACCCGTTTTACGTTCTTCTTTTTTCCTACCACCTCTGCAACGTGAAAGGCTATCGCTTCACCCTCCCTGTCGGGGTCTGACCCTATGTAAATATGTTCTGCATCGGAACTCACTTTTTTGATCTCGTCGACAGCTTTCGATTTTCCCTTTACGAGGACGAAATGAGGGGTAAACCCTTTATCTATATCAACGCCGATCTTGCTCTTCGGCAGATCCTTAATGTGGCCGTAAGTCGCCTTTACAGTAAAATCTTTGCCGAGAAATTTGGAAAGTGTTTTCATTTTCGTTGGTGATTCAACAATAAGCAGTGACTTGCCCATCTATCCTTTGCCTCCACAGCATTTCTTATTTCCTGATGTAAAATCCCCCGGCGACCTCGCGAATCGCATCTTTCATTTCGAGTACGGTGAGAATTGCCATTACTTCCTTTGCCGCCATTTTGCTTTTTTCTATGACCTCGTCAACATGAATCCTCCGAGGTCCGACAATGGAATAAATATAATCTTCGTTTCCATCCAGATCAATCGGTTTTTTTCGTATCACGGTAAGGCCTGGAAAACACTCGGCTATAACATCCTCAATGGAATCAACCAGTTTTGCGCCCTGCTTTATGAGGGCATTGGTCCCGGTGTATTCTTCACTGAAGATGCTTCCAGGAATAGCCATAACACTCCTTCCGTACTCAGCGCCAAGCCTTGCGGTTATGAGAGAGCCGCTCTTTTTAGCTGCTTCAATCACAAGTACACCTTTTGAAAGACCAGCAATGATCCTGTTTCTTTCCGGGAAATGGTAGGCAAGAGGTCTTTCTCCAAGGCCATATTCGGTGAGCACAGCTCCTTCTTCCCCCACTCTTTGATAAAGCCGTTTGTTTTCCCATGGATAGCAGATGTCGAGGCCGCATCCGAGAACGGCGATGGTTTTCCCCGAACCTGTAAGGGCCCCTCTGTGGGCTGCCGCGTCCACGCCTCGCGCAAGGCCACTTATGACGGTTATACCCAGAGAGGAAAGTGTATCGGCTATCTTCTCCGACAGATTCATGCTTTCTTCCGATGCCCGCCTTGATCCGACTATGGCAACAGCATTCTGCTCCAAGGATAGCGATCCTTTCTTGTAAAGCACGAGAGGGGGATCGGGAATGTTTTTAAGTAATTCAGGATAGGTATTATCTTTTATGGTGATGACTTCCGCGCCCCGCTCCCTAAGAGCGGCAAGCTCAGAGTCAATGTCGCCCCACCCCTTGAATGAGAATATCTCCTGTCTGGCTGCTCCACTGAGTGTGCCATCATCGCCCTCAAACAGGGACGCCACGTGACGGACTCCTTCCGCCACCTGTCTTTTGGCCGACCTGCTGATACTCCTGAGCCTGGAGAAAGCGATGAATGCTCTTATTTCTTCCATGCGGTTGCCTGAAATCTCCTCACGAGTTTTTACTCCTTGCTTTATCTCGGTCCCTTAAACCTGTCGACTGCAAGAGAGGCCATCGCGAATACCTCTCTGAGAAAAATGATTCTTGATCGGCCCTCTTTCCACCACCGGTCTATTTTGAACGATGATACGCCGACAGGCTTGATCAGATAGACCATCTTCCCATTGATTACTGAATCTCGGTAAAGGATGTGGTATCTCCTTGATGCGTATTCTGGAACTAGAATTATCATTTTTTTTAAACCAAGGGCAGCGAAGGCTCTCTTTGTCTTTCTTGTTTTTCCTATATCATCGCCTTCCACTTCTATTTTCCTCACCACATTATCCTTTATGCCCCTTTGCTGGGCCATCCGATGGATCGGTTCCAGAATGCTCGTGCCGAACGCCCTGTCTTCTTCCACGTAAATAATCCTCCCGTTTCCGGCCCAGTATTCTCTGAAGGCGTCAATATAAAGATCACCATCTCTGTCCTCCTCAAACCGTGGAACAAAAAGGGCATCAGAAGGGAAGATTTTGTCTTCATGTCTGAGTTGGCCGCCCATCAACTTCAAACTGATGGGATGTACGGACAGCCCGATTGCCACGAGGAGACAGACGAGAATAGACAGAAGACAACCCCGCCCGGTCTTGCCTCCTGTTTTCATGATTCTCCCTCATGGGCATCCACCACCTCCGTGCCTGCAACCAGATCGTGAAAAGTGATTCCTCGAAAGACTACCGCCATGAAAAAGCCGAAGAAGCAGACAGACGCTGACAGCACGTAACCGACAGCCCTGACGAGGGATCTGAAAAACCCCAGTCCTTTTGCTGCACCCCCTAATTCGCTCCTTATCACTCTTATACTCAGCATATTCTTTCCGATAGTCATCCCCGGTCCCATTGTAAGAAAGGTAAAGTAAAAGAGAAAGAGAAGTGAAGAAAAAACAAGGCAAAACAGGAGAACAGCGGAAAAACTGAGGAATGTCAGACCACCCGACCCTGCGCTGTAACCTGCCAGGGCGGCAACAGCCGTCATGCCCGAAAAGAAGGCAATAATCGAAAGATCAATTAAAAACGCAACAAATCTTGCAAAAATAGAGGCTCTTCTCATCTCTTGCTGTATTCATGAAGGATTATAGAGAGTACTACAAGGGGGGTTGTTTCGGACCTGAATATGCTTTCCCCCAAGGTGCATGTACTAAAGCCATTCTCTTTCAGCCATTCTACCTCGAATTCTTCAATACCGCCCTCGGGACCAACAGCCACGCATATCTCCCCATCCCTCTGAGTGGAGACAAGGTCTTTCATGGTTGTTTCTTTCTCTTTCTCGTAAAAAACCCAGCGGTTGCCTGCTTGAGCAACATGAGGGATAATATCTCTCAAGGGAGTCGGTTCGGTAACCTCAGGAATAGAGAAGCGTCCTGACTGCCGCGATGCCTCAATGGCAATTCTCTTCCATCTCTCATACTTTTCCTTTTCTTTCTCTTTCGGTCTCACGACACTTCTTTTGAAAATAGTCGGAACTATCCTGTCCACCCTCAATTCGGTGGCTTTCTCGACAAGCCAGTCCATACGCGGGCCTCTGATGGGACTCGCGCAGAGAGTGACACCTGGTCTCTTTTCCTCTGCCTTGTGTTCAATATCAAGAACATTGAGATAAAGCTCTTTTCCCTTAATCGCGTTAACAACACAACAATAAAGACATCCGTTCCCGTCGACGAGATCAATCCGCTCTCCTGCCGTTTTTCGCAGTACGGTCACTATATACTTACGCATCGGGCCCGTAAGGAGAGCCAGACCGTTATTCATCTCAAGTTTGTCTACAAAAATTCTTCTGATCTCCATACTTATCTTTCGGGCAGTCTGTAAAAATAAGACTCATAGAGCCTGTGGTATTCCGACCACCTCTCGTTTTCCATGCTATTTTTTAGATGTTCCCTGACACCCATTACCTTTGCATCAAGATTATCCAGGTAATGGACAATCAGTGCCTCAATGCACATGGGCTTCTTCGGCGAACCCCATTCTTCAACCCCGTGGTGGCTAACAATAATATGAGAGAGAATATCCGCGAGATCCTGGGGGAAATTTTCGACCTCCTTGATGAGTGTTTCGAGTATTATTACGCCGAGGGCTATGTGTCCGAGCAGTCTGCCCTTATCCGAATGTTTAAACGCTCCGTGTAATTGTATTTCTTCCACCTTGCCGATATCGTGGAGAAGGCATCCGGTCACAATCACATCCCGGTTGCCGCCGAGAACCGTTGCCGCATGTTTGCCCATCTTTGCCATGGAAACCGAGTGCTCCATAAGCCCCCCCATATGCAGATGATGCACCCCTATTGAAGCGGGAAAGAGAGAATACCGCTCCATCAGATATCCTTTCATCTCAAGAACCTTGAAGAGCGCAAGAAGATGGGGATTCTGTATTTCCGAAATAAGAGTCTCATATTCCTTCCTGAGATGTGTCGTTCCCTGCTCGTATCCGGGATAGAAATCCTTCATTTCTGCAAGGCCCATCTCTTCCTCAATCTTCCTGATATCCGTTATGGTCAACTGTGGTTTTTGCTGGTACATCCGAATCCTGCCCCTGACCTGGACAAGATCGTTTTTCTGGAAAAGCCCGCTCAGCGTTTCTACTCGGTCCCAGACTCTTCCTTCAATAGTTCCTGTCTTATCCCGTAGTTCGACGGTCATGTACCTCGTATTGGCTTTACTTGTAAAGACCCCCTTTTTGACCACCACAAAAAAATCATTTATCTCAATGTTTTCGGTATTAATATCAGAAACATACATTTGCTTCTTCATCTTCAGTCTCCAAAATGCTCATAGCCTTTCGACATAACAGGCATAAAATTGCCATCCCGGAATAATTTTACCCCTCTCCCTTTTATTACCCGGCCGATGACTGAGACGGGCAACCCTTTTTGCTGAAGTTCCTCAATCGCGGCAAGTTTCGCAGGATGGAAGGAAAAAAGAAACTGGTAATCTTCTCCGCCAGATAGAGCGAAGTGTTCTTTTCCTTTTCTCACTAATTCTCTGGGGACAGGCAGACGTTCAAAATAAACGTGAGCACCCTTCCTGCTCTCTTTCATCATCCTTTCCAGGTCAATAATCAAACCGTCGCTTATGTCCATCATGCCGGAGGGTATTCTCCGGTCAATCAGTTCTTTCCATACCCCGTAGGGCGGCTTGGGATTTACATATCGTTCGATGAACCTGCTTTTTTTTCTCCTGATACCTTTTT is part of the Syntrophobacterales bacterium genome and encodes:
- the bioB gene encoding biotin synthase BioB, whose product is MTSRIERLQEKALQGAIDTDDAMELYSEGVRNPFRLFAAAADVRDHFKGRNVSLCAIINAKSGICPENCGFCAQSAHHETGAPVYPLVGAVEIIEKAHRAKELGAHYFGIVTSGTSVADEAEWNTIYSAAGEILRLGIKPCGSLGMLNIEQAVALKEAGLFRYHHNLETSKSFFPHICSTHEYAEDIVTVKAAKAAGLSVCSGGIIGLGETMEQRVEMAMTLKELDVDSVPVNILNPIYGTPLASTPPLAPMEILITIALFRFILPYKDIKLCGGKEKNLRQLLPLAIVAGCNSFMTGNYLTTGGRNTTDDLEMIKDLGLLAAETG
- the trmFO gene encoding methylenetetrahydrofolate--tRNA-(uracil(54)-C(5))-methyltransferase (FADH(2)-oxidizing) TrmFO, with amino-acid sequence MRMEIKVIGGGLAGVEAAYQIARRGQPVALYEMRPHMATPAHKTSFLSELVCSNSLKSKDLYNAHGLLKEELRTLDSIIMRAADSAQIPGGKALVVNREEFSAKITKEIEAHPLIRVIREEVKEIPPGVVVIATGPLTSQDLADRIKGITGLENLFFFDAISPIVDAESVDMEKAFFASRYADQTDDYLNCPLTEEEYNAFLDALISAERVAMRDFEEVRYFEGCLPVEIMAERGRKTLAYGPMKPVGLVRPLTGKRPYAVVQLRREDAAGTMYNLVGFQTKLTYPEQERVFRMIPGLGHAMFLRLGSVHRNTYINAPSVLTPRLNMEAMERLFFAGQITGVEGYIESTAMGLLAGISSYMYLRGISFESPPGYCCTGALLQYITTERRDFQPMNVNFGILQDYNKKEKDRVVRRALEAVAAWGKINDGTDDADNERTGGTHDFQN
- the topA gene encoding type I DNA topoisomerase, which codes for MGKSLLIVESPTKMKTLSKFLGKDFTVKATYGHIKDLPKSKIGVDIDKGFTPHFVLVKGKSKAVDEIKKVSSDAEHIYIGSDPDREGEAIAFHVAEVVGKKKNVKRVLFHEITKKGVLDALNNPTVLDVSKYDAQKARRILDRLVGYKISPLLWEKVSYGLSAGRVQSVALRLICDKEEEIERFTKEEYWTIEADLELPSGERFRATLERKGKDKIRISTKKEAEEIKKAIRKEQFIITNLQIKEKNVSPQPAFITSRLEQEASRKLRFSPKRTMALAQKLYEGVDMGEEEGLTGLITYMRTDSVRVSTEAVAEARQYINTNYGADYLPKTPHIFKNRKSAQDAHEAIRPAYIHITPEKAKPYLDKELFALYDLIWKRFVASQMTHKKLKTKVADISAADYVFVARGFHVLFDGFTKVYEEESASDTEETGEDKQGAAYLPEMKTGMKLTHTDTLLNQRFTMPPPRFTEASLIKTLETRGIGRPSTYATIVSTVQERTYARRDKGKLIPTSLGRTVNSLLKDFFPMIVDVDFTAKLEKKLDQIEGGKANWINSLEKFYGAFEKELSGAQEGMKSLKKEEKETDIKCDKCGSNMILRWGKNGEYLVCSGRPACKNKMNVTVDSSGAIRVVEQEVKGVCVECGGNMIEKSGRFGRFLACSNYPSCKHTEPFSLGFLCPNAGCTGKLVEKVSKMKRKFTACSRYPDCSFATNAEPTEGPCPACGAPTLFLYRKNLSCLRKECGWKSK
- the dprA gene encoding DNA-processing protein DprA, producing MEEIRAFIAFSRLRSISRSAKRQVAEGVRHVASLFEGDDGTLSGAARQEIFSFKGWGDIDSELAALRERGAEVITIKDNTYPELLKNIPDPPLVLYKKGSLSLEQNAVAIVGSRRASEESMNLSEKIADTLSSLGITVISGLARGVDAAAHRGALTGSGKTIAVLGCGLDICYPWENKRLYQRVGEEGAVLTEYGLGERPLAYHFPERNRIIAGLSKGVLVIEAAKKSGSLITARLGAEYGRSVMAIPGSIFSEEYTGTNALIKQGAKLVDSIEDVIAECFPGLTVIRKKPIDLDGNEDYIYSIVGPRRIHVDEVIEKSKMAAKEVMAILTVLEMKDAIREVAGGFYIRK
- a CDS encoding RDD family protein, which gives rise to MRRASIFARFVAFLIDLSIIAFFSGMTAVAALAGYSAGSGGLTFLSFSAVLLFCLVFSSLLFLFYFTFLTMGPGMTIGKNMLSIRVIRSELGGAAKGLGFFRSLVRAVGYVLSASVCFFGFFMAVVFRGITFHDLVAGTEVVDAHEGES
- a CDS encoding 16S rRNA (uracil(1498)-N(3))-methyltransferase, translated to MEIRRIFVDKLEMNNGLALLTGPMRKYIVTVLRKTAGERIDLVDGNGCLYCCVVNAIKGKELYLNVLDIEHKAEEKRPGVTLCASPIRGPRMDWLVEKATELRVDRIVPTIFKRSVVRPKEKEKEKYERWKRIAIEASRQSGRFSIPEVTEPTPLRDIIPHVAQAGNRWVFYEKEKETTMKDLVSTQRDGEICVAVGPEGGIEEFEVEWLKENGFSTCTLGESIFRSETTPLVVLSIILHEYSKR
- a CDS encoding HD domain-containing protein codes for the protein MKKQMYVSDINTENIEINDFFVVVKKGVFTSKANTRYMTVELRDKTGTIEGRVWDRVETLSGLFQKNDLVQVRGRIRMYQQKPQLTITDIRKIEEEMGLAEMKDFYPGYEQGTTHLRKEYETLISEIQNPHLLALFKVLEMKGYLMERYSLFPASIGVHHLHMGGLMEHSVSMAKMGKHAATVLGGNRDVIVTGCLLHDIGKVEEIQLHGAFKHSDKGRLLGHIALGVIILETLIKEVENFPQDLADILSHIIVSHHGVEEWGSPKKPMCIEALIVHYLDNLDAKVMGVREHLKNSMENERWSEYHRLYESYFYRLPER